In a single window of the Nicotiana tomentosiformis chromosome 8, ASM39032v3, whole genome shotgun sequence genome:
- the LOC138897103 gene encoding uncharacterized protein, with protein MLQAQQAAIAQLQNRSRTPSRVEPESSGENTRRNEPAADRPNKVEHGTNPEIIKMFEELKRRVKMGEKKIEANDKKMETYNSRFDQIPGAPPILKGLDSKKFVQKPFSPSVAPKPISKMFRMPEIPKYNGTTDPNEHVTSYTYAIKGNDLEDDEIESVLLKRFGATLSKGAMIWYHNLPPNSIDSFAMLADSFVTAHVGAIKVETRKSNLFKVKQRDNEMLREFVSRFQMERMDMPPAADDWAVQAFTQGLNTRNSLSSQQLKQNLVEYPIVTWADVHNRYKSNIRVEDDQLGALSGSVYPIRANDRPKRDIDRGPRPSRDRYQSYIGDRRSNGFGRNPARNE; from the coding sequence atgttgcaggctcagcaggcagcgatagcccagttgcagaaccgAAGCCGCACTCCCAGTAGAGTTGAGCCTGAATCATCCGGGGAAAACACTCGCAGAAATGAACCAGCCGCAGATAGGCCAAATAAAGTTGAACACGGAAccaaccccgaaataataaaGATGTTCGAGGAATTGAAAAGGCGGGtgaaaatgggagaaaagaaaatcgaagctaacgaCAAGAAGATGGAGACTTACAACTCCAGGTTCGACCAAATTCCCGGAGCgccaccgatattgaaaggcctagattccaagaagtttgttcagaaACCCTTCTCTCCGAGCGTAGCCCCGAAGCCGATCTCTAAAATGTTCCGCATgcctgaaattcctaagtacaatgggacaactgacccaaatgaacatgtgacctcatACACGTATGCCATCAAGGGGAATgacttagaagatgatgagatcgaatctgtcttGCTGAAAAGATTCGGAGcgaccttgtcaaaaggagctatgatatggtatcacaacctacctcctaactctattgactcatttgctatgcttgcagattccttcgtaacaGCACACgtcggggctatcaaggtcgagaccaggaagtcgaaccttttcaaagtgaaacagagggataatgagatgctcagagaattTGTGTCCCGGTTTCAGATGGAACGGATGGACATGCCTCCGGccgcagacgattgggccgttcaggcctttacccaaggactcaatactcgaaACTCATTgtcttcacagcagttgaagcaaaatctggtaGAATATCCAATCgtaacttgggccgatgtgcataaccgTTATAAGTCAAacattagagtcgaagatgatcagctcggaGCCCTTTCCGGGTCTGTTTATCCTATCCGAGCCAATGATAGacccaaaagagacattgatcgtggACCAAGGCCAAGTAGGGACCGATATCAGTCGTATATCGGTGATCGTAGGAGTAACGGATTCGGACGAAACCCTGCAAGAAATGAATAG